One Acidobacteriota bacterium genomic window, CATGCCACTGATCAGATTCGCTCTGGCTGCCTCTCCATCAGGACCACTGATTGCATTACAAAGCTCTGTTACAGCTTCGCTCGGGAGTATGCCTCCCGCAGCAGCCAGTTCTTCTGAAGACCAGGAAGAATTAAGAGTGATGAATGGTGCCTCATCGACCAAAACCAGTCTGCTCAGTCGGTCTGCGCCAAATAATTCCCAATAGGCCCAAATTATGGAACACCCCATTGAATGCCCCATGAGCGTTACATTGCTCAAGTTGTTCTGGGTAAGGAATTCGTGCACATCTTTGGCCAGACGATAAACGCTGTAGCCGTAATCTGGTTTATCGGAATCGCCATGCCCTCGCATATCAAGTGCGAGACAGCGATAGGTGGTGCTCAACTCCTCAATTTGCGGCTTCCACTGCTCCGCCGTTTGTGACCATCCTGGAATCATGACCAAAGGATTGCCCGAACCTTCTTCGAGATAATTGAGTCTGACCTGATCGCTTGTGGTAAATGCTTTGTTGTTCATATTGGGTTTCCTGAGTAAAGAGACATCAAAATCTGTGTTTATGGTTTTCCCTTCTCAAGTGATTACCGTTGGCATCACATCGCAGCCGAACGTATTAAGAATTCGTGTGGCG contains:
- a CDS encoding alpha/beta hydrolase produces the protein MNNKAFTTSDQVRLNYLEEGSGNPLVMIPGWSQTAEQWKPQIEELSTTYRCLALDMRGHGDSDKPDYGYSVYRLAKDVHEFLTQNNLSNVTLMGHSMGCSIIWAYWELFGADRLSRLVLVDEAPFITLNSSWSSEELAAAGGILPSEAVTELCNAISGPDGEAARANLISGMLTAQCPDDLKQWILACNTRLPRRQAAALLYNHCHQDWRNIIPRIDIPTLVIGGRVSLVPWTAVEWIAQQIPGARLEIFEADEGGQHFLLMENPQKFNRLVAEFIS